The following proteins are co-located in the Sphingomonas panacis genome:
- a CDS encoding acyl-CoA dehydrogenase family protein, giving the protein MDLTFTAAETAFRDEVRAFLAHALTPELRRGAALTSSVFAEPDIAREWQAILDARGWLVYHWPVHAGGPGWTPIQRWIFEKECAEAGVPVLPGMGLKLVGPVLYTFGTDTQRAHYLPRLRSAEHVWAQGFSEPGSGSDLASLRTRAVRDGDAYVVSGHKIWTTQAQFANRLFALVRTDADVKPQQGISFLLIDMAMPGVTVKPILSASGDHELNEVFLDDVRVPVAERVGEEGQGWSIAKFLLENERGGSSFAPQLLADIRRLREAAGPLAGELADRALRLRLEAEALEITELRTLIEIEGGASPDSRSLTTKLIASEIRQGIEALAVDAFGLAGLQLPLDRPFYGNDAPPPIRSAEAQVAAARYLNARAWSIFGGTSEIQLSIIAKAALGL; this is encoded by the coding sequence ATGGATTTGACCTTCACCGCCGCCGAGACGGCGTTCCGCGACGAGGTTCGCGCTTTCCTCGCCCACGCGCTGACCCCTGAACTGCGCCGCGGCGCGGCGCTGACCTCCAGCGTCTTCGCCGAGCCGGATATCGCGCGCGAATGGCAGGCGATTCTCGACGCCAGGGGCTGGCTGGTCTATCACTGGCCGGTCCACGCCGGCGGACCGGGCTGGACGCCGATCCAGCGCTGGATTTTCGAGAAGGAATGCGCGGAGGCTGGAGTGCCAGTCCTGCCCGGTATGGGGCTCAAGCTGGTCGGGCCTGTCCTCTATACCTTCGGCACCGACACGCAGCGGGCGCACTATCTGCCCCGTCTGCGCAGCGCCGAGCATGTGTGGGCGCAGGGATTTTCCGAACCCGGTTCGGGTTCCGACCTTGCCAGCCTGCGCACCCGCGCCGTGCGGGACGGGGATGCGTATGTCGTGTCGGGTCACAAGATCTGGACCACGCAGGCGCAGTTCGCGAACCGGCTGTTTGCGCTTGTACGCACCGATGCCGACGTCAAGCCGCAGCAGGGCATCAGCTTCCTGCTGATCGACATGGCCATGCCCGGGGTGACCGTGAAGCCGATCCTCAGCGCGTCGGGAGACCACGAACTGAACGAGGTCTTTCTCGACGACGTGCGCGTCCCGGTCGCGGAGCGGGTCGGCGAGGAAGGGCAGGGCTGGTCGATCGCCAAGTTCCTTCTCGAGAACGAACGCGGGGGGTCTTCCTTCGCGCCCCAGTTGCTCGCCGACATCCGGCGGCTGCGTGAGGCGGCGGGGCCGCTTGCCGGCGAGTTGGCGGATCGCGCGTTGCGGCTGCGTCTGGAGGCCGAGGCACTGGAAATCACCGAACTCAGGACGTTGATCGAGATCGAGGGTGGCGCCTCCCCCGACTCGCGCAGCCTTACGACCAAGCTGATCGCGTCCGAAATTCGGCAGGGCATCGAGGCGCTGGCCGTCGATGCCTTCGGCCTCGCCGGTCTTCAGCTTCCGCTCGATCGCCCGTTCTACGGCAACGATGCGCCTCCACCGATCCGCTCCGCCGAAGCGCAGGTCGCGGCCGCCCGCTATCTCAACGCGCGCGCCTGGTCGATCTTCGGCGGCACCAGCGAAATCCAGCTTTCCATCATCGCCAAGGCCGCGCTCGGCCTGTGA
- a CDS encoding thiolase family protein, with the protein MSDVFIVGAGIHRFGRTPGLTGLEQGVHAVRQALAHTGLAWPDIRFAFGGSDSAGNADTMVSELGLTGLPFVNVANGCATGGSAMFGAYSTIKSGEFDLGIAVGFDKHPRGSFSPLPADWGLPDWYGETGLMLTTQFFAMKIQRYMATYGIPLRTLGAVAEKAFANGVLADHAWRREAVDIETILSSQMVSDPLTKFMFCSPAEGAVALVLASGKRARELGLPSVRLRAAAVRTRPPGSFEVFSPALDLERGGSPTTIAAQAAYEMAGVGPEDIDIAQLQDTEAGAEIMHMAENGFCADGEQAAWIAEGRTRIDGALPVNTDGGCLACGEPIGASGLRQIYENYVQLTGRAGRRQVPGNPRLGYSHVYGAPGVSAVAIVER; encoded by the coding sequence ATGAGTGATGTCTTCATCGTGGGTGCCGGGATTCATCGCTTCGGACGCACGCCGGGCCTTACTGGGCTTGAGCAGGGTGTCCATGCGGTGCGCCAGGCGTTGGCGCACACCGGCCTCGCCTGGCCCGATATCCGCTTCGCCTTCGGCGGATCCGATTCGGCGGGGAACGCGGATACGATGGTGTCCGAACTGGGGCTCACCGGCTTGCCGTTCGTCAACGTCGCCAATGGGTGCGCAACTGGCGGCTCGGCGATGTTCGGGGCGTATAGCACGATCAAGTCCGGTGAATTCGATCTCGGCATCGCGGTCGGCTTCGACAAGCATCCGCGCGGTTCGTTCTCGCCGCTGCCGGCCGATTGGGGCTTGCCCGATTGGTATGGCGAGACCGGCCTCATGCTCACCACTCAGTTCTTCGCGATGAAGATTCAGCGCTACATGGCGACATATGGAATTCCGCTCCGCACCCTCGGCGCGGTGGCGGAAAAGGCGTTTGCGAACGGTGTGCTGGCCGATCATGCCTGGCGCCGCGAGGCGGTCGATATCGAGACGATTCTGTCATCGCAGATGGTCAGCGATCCGCTGACCAAGTTCATGTTCTGCTCCCCCGCCGAAGGTGCGGTGGCGCTCGTCCTCGCGAGCGGAAAACGGGCAAGGGAATTGGGCCTTCCCAGCGTGCGGCTGCGCGCGGCGGCGGTGCGGACGCGGCCGCCCGGTTCGTTCGAAGTCTTTTCGCCCGCGCTCGATCTCGAACGCGGCGGCTCGCCGACCACGATCGCCGCGCAGGCCGCCTACGAAATGGCAGGCGTTGGTCCAGAGGACATCGACATCGCCCAGCTTCAGGACACCGAGGCCGGTGCCGAGATCATGCATATGGCCGAAAACGGATTCTGCGCCGATGGCGAACAGGCTGCCTGGATCGCCGAGGGACGGACCCGGATCGACGGGGCGTTACCGGTCAACACCGACGGGGGATGTCTTGCCTGCGGCGAGCCGATCGGGGCGTCGGGACTGCGCCAGATTTACGAGAATTATGTCCAGCTTACCGGGCGGGCCGGCCGGCGACAGGTGCCCGGCAATCCGAGGCTTGGCTACAGCCATGTGTACGGCGCGCCCGGCGTGTCGGCGGTTGCGATCGTGGAACGGTGA
- a CDS encoding Zn-ribbon domain-containing OB-fold protein, with protein sequence MPDMLAPVIADNLLVEVDGAYRLVASRDRVSGRAIFPAKPAADDRYETITLPHEGRLWSWTVQRFRPKSPPYAGPDAFEPYAVGYVQLDGALIVESRLVDVAFDALRIDMPMRLVPLPFTLASGEVRTSFAFAPAVGAGR encoded by the coding sequence ATGCCCGACATGCTCGCCCCCGTTATCGCGGACAATCTGCTGGTTGAGGTCGATGGCGCGTATCGGCTGGTCGCATCGCGCGACCGCGTGAGCGGTCGCGCGATATTCCCGGCGAAGCCCGCCGCCGATGACCGCTACGAAACCATCACCTTGCCACACGAGGGGCGGCTCTGGTCCTGGACGGTCCAGCGCTTCCGGCCGAAATCGCCGCCTTATGCCGGGCCGGACGCTTTCGAACCCTATGCGGTCGGCTATGTGCAACTCGACGGCGCATTGATCGTCGAATCGCGGCTGGTCGATGTCGCGTTCGATGCGTTGCGGATCGACATGCCGATGCGGCTCGTGCCGCTGCCGTTCACATTGGCGAGCGGCGAGGTCCGCACCAGCTTCGCCTTTGCGCCAGCCGTGGGAGCCGGGCGATGA
- a CDS encoding helix-turn-helix transcriptional regulator gives MPSSGDVAAVRFTELAGIRRAAEALRDQVAHLCGLRTAVSHNIAVREPMRDGEGAVLASEVFGFREGEGRWWDAPQLALSSPLVHACRVEAEPFWCDARGFRTRVANPLLDAIDLSDFRARAMTSSALVVPIHLPFGQIGAASFLSPDPLEEDLSGAYDVVADALAVLARAFIQSYVKVTAHVRQDVAGVSLTKREVECLRWAAAGKTNDEIGLILGLQRTTVRFHIRAASLKLDAVNRDQTLFKAAQLGFLGMIR, from the coding sequence ATGCCTTCCTCCGGGGACGTAGCGGCGGTGCGTTTCACCGAGCTGGCGGGCATCCGGCGCGCGGCGGAGGCGCTTCGGGACCAGGTCGCGCATCTGTGCGGATTGCGGACCGCGGTATCCCACAACATCGCGGTCCGCGAGCCGATGCGGGACGGCGAGGGTGCGGTTCTTGCCAGCGAGGTGTTCGGGTTTCGGGAGGGAGAAGGGCGTTGGTGGGACGCGCCGCAGCTCGCGCTGTCCTCACCGCTCGTCCATGCCTGTCGGGTCGAGGCGGAGCCGTTCTGGTGCGACGCGCGTGGTTTTCGCACCAGGGTCGCCAATCCCCTGCTCGATGCCATCGACCTCTCCGACTTTCGTGCGCGGGCGATGACATCGTCGGCGTTGGTGGTGCCGATCCATCTGCCGTTCGGGCAGATCGGCGCGGCCAGTTTCCTGTCGCCCGATCCGCTCGAAGAGGATCTTTCCGGGGCATATGACGTCGTCGCGGACGCGCTCGCGGTGCTCGCCCGGGCTTTCATCCAGAGCTATGTCAAGGTCACGGCGCACGTTCGGCAGGACGTGGCGGGCGTCTCCCTCACCAAGCGCGAGGTCGAATGTCTGCGCTGGGCGGCGGCCGGCAAGACCAACGACGAGATCGGACTGATCCTCGGATTGCAACGGACGACGGTGCGTTTCCATATCCGGGCCGCGTCGCTCAAGCTGGATGCGGTCAATCGGGATCAGACGCTCTTCAAGGCAGCGCAACTCGGCTTTTTGGGGATGATTCGGTAG
- a CDS encoding TetR/AcrR family transcriptional regulator, protein MARHETKKRQTTEAHDEKRNEILRHCAILFDKVGYHKASMQMLADEVGLGKPTLYHYFPSKHAILYAIHDAHMTALLDGLADEELSDDPLGMLRAACINILRQIAEHPGYVRAFMDHYEDLEGTMRNQIRAQRKAYFEQVRSIVSTGIRNGQFRDCDPDLTTFGFLGMCNWAYKWYPPLAKKQSPEDVADALCRPFFEGLSLAKP, encoded by the coding sequence ATGGCGCGACACGAGACAAAGAAACGACAGACGACCGAAGCGCATGATGAAAAGCGCAACGAGATCCTCAGGCATTGTGCCATCTTGTTCGATAAGGTCGGCTATCACAAGGCATCGATGCAGATGCTGGCCGACGAGGTCGGTCTCGGCAAGCCTACGCTGTATCATTACTTCCCGAGCAAGCACGCCATCCTCTATGCGATCCACGACGCGCATATGACCGCGTTGCTCGACGGACTGGCGGATGAGGAGCTTTCAGACGATCCGCTGGGGATGTTGCGCGCGGCGTGCATCAACATCTTGCGGCAGATCGCGGAACATCCCGGCTATGTTCGTGCCTTTATGGATCATTATGAGGATCTGGAAGGCACGATGCGCAATCAGATCCGGGCGCAGCGCAAGGCGTATTTCGAACAGGTCCGAAGCATTGTTTCGACCGGCATCCGGAACGGGCAGTTCCGCGATTGCGATCCCGACCTGACGACCTTCGGGTTCCTCGGCATGTGCAACTGGGCCTATAAATGGTATCCGCCGCTGGCGAAGAAACAATCGCCGGAGGATGTCGCGGACGCGCTCTGTCGCCCGTTTTTCGAAGGACTTAGTCTGGCGAAACCATAG
- a CDS encoding SDR family NAD(P)-dependent oxidoreductase — protein sequence MRLANKRALITGGARGLGAAIATAFAGAGASVVVADIDERTGLDVADAIVAAGGDAWEIGLDVADPAGWDRVVAEVRHRRGGIDILVNNAAIASSLTRIEERTPEDWDTSMAINAKGPFLGTRAFLPLFRAQGGGTIVNVSSVAGLGQSGIMDPAYACSKAALAMLTRITAAQHAREGVRCNSVHPGPIDSALARAAYTDAAALAVRLSRVPIGRLAEIGEVVAAVLFLASDESSYITGTALAVDGGALVQ from the coding sequence ATGCGTCTCGCGAACAAGCGCGCCCTGATCACAGGTGGAGCGAGGGGACTCGGTGCCGCGATCGCGACGGCTTTCGCAGGCGCGGGCGCGAGCGTGGTCGTGGCGGACATCGACGAGCGCACCGGACTGGACGTGGCCGATGCGATTGTCGCGGCTGGTGGCGACGCCTGGGAGATCGGCCTCGATGTGGCGGACCCGGCGGGCTGGGACCGGGTGGTTGCGGAAGTCCGCCACCGCCGGGGCGGGATCGATATCCTCGTCAACAACGCGGCGATCGCATCGAGCCTTACCCGGATCGAGGAGCGCACCCCGGAAGACTGGGACACAAGCATGGCGATCAACGCCAAGGGGCCGTTCCTCGGCACGCGCGCGTTTCTGCCGCTCTTTCGCGCGCAGGGCGGCGGCACGATCGTCAACGTGTCTTCGGTTGCCGGGCTTGGCCAGTCCGGGATCATGGACCCGGCCTATGCGTGTAGCAAAGCGGCGCTGGCGATGCTGACGCGGATCACGGCGGCGCAACATGCGCGCGAGGGTGTGCGCTGCAATTCGGTGCATCCCGGACCGATCGACAGCGCACTGGCGCGAGCCGCGTACACCGATGCGGCGGCTTTGGCGGTTCGGCTATCGCGCGTGCCGATCGGCCGTCTCGCCGAGATCGGAGAGGTGGTCGCGGCGGTGCTCTTCCTAGCCAGCGATGAATCGTCCTACATCACGGGCACGGCGCTTGCCGTGGACGGTGGAGCTCTGGTGCAATAA
- a CDS encoding SDR family NAD(P)-dependent oxidoreductase: MELNGKVTLVTGASSGLGRHFATVLAAQGAIVVVAARRESALAALAKEIAEAGGHCIPIGMDVTDPASVAAAFARIGQAVPAPLSIVVNNAGVAHTRRAIDMSPEDWQDVLAPNLTGAFLVAQHGARAMRGGGGSIVNVASILGERVSKGLAAYAASKAGLIQLTKALALEWAPLGIRVNALAPGYIETDLNRDFFASDAGKRLIARIPQRRLGQMGDLDAPLLLLCSDQSRYMTGSVIAVDGGHLVSEL; this comes from the coding sequence ATGGAACTGAACGGTAAGGTTACCCTGGTTACGGGCGCAAGTTCTGGGCTGGGTCGGCATTTCGCGACCGTGTTGGCGGCGCAGGGTGCGATCGTCGTCGTCGCTGCACGGCGAGAGTCCGCGCTCGCGGCGTTGGCCAAAGAAATCGCCGAAGCCGGCGGACACTGCATTCCGATCGGTATGGACGTGACCGATCCCGCCTCGGTCGCGGCGGCGTTCGCGCGTATCGGACAGGCGGTGCCGGCGCCCTTGTCGATCGTCGTCAACAACGCCGGCGTGGCGCACACACGCCGGGCGATCGATATGTCGCCCGAAGATTGGCAGGATGTGCTCGCCCCGAATCTCACCGGCGCGTTTCTCGTTGCCCAACATGGCGCACGCGCGATGCGCGGCGGCGGTGGTTCGATCGTCAACGTCGCCTCGATCCTCGGCGAACGCGTCTCCAAGGGGCTGGCCGCTTATGCCGCGAGCAAGGCGGGGCTGATCCAGCTTACCAAGGCGCTGGCGCTCGAATGGGCGCCGCTCGGCATCCGCGTCAACGCGCTCGCGCCGGGATATATCGAAACCGACCTCAACCGGGACTTCTTCGCATCAGACGCCGGCAAGCGCTTGATCGCTCGCATCCCGCAACGCCGGCTCGGCCAGATGGGCGATCTCGATGCGCCGCTTCTGCTGCTCTGCTCGGACCAGTCGCGCTACATGACCGGCTCGGTAATCGCGGTGGACGGCGGGCATCTCGTCAGCGAACTTTGA
- a CDS encoding carboxymuconolactone decarboxylase family protein — protein MPTNPLIALGRLRRNAPKTIAGFRRWRLIIDSDGAVPARIKRLFVACAATVKGYEEMSLRELQAARDAGLTEDEAGAAVAILASVRGEGAALRFHGIFCDVYPDAVDIEASDEDLVVEPGAAEANFLRYFGTMPPSLGKLFEVKPLGADAYYLMREGTLSGTALGPVHAELLLVTVLVADYSTWASVHIKGARTAGASEEAVAEAVICAVPTAGLSAWVIGATAMDA, from the coding sequence ATGCCAACCAATCCTCTCATCGCGCTGGGTCGCCTGCGGCGCAATGCGCCCAAGACGATCGCCGGATTCCGTCGCTGGCGTCTCATCATCGATTCGGACGGCGCGGTGCCGGCGCGGATCAAGCGCCTGTTCGTCGCCTGCGCTGCGACGGTGAAGGGCTATGAGGAAATGTCGCTTCGCGAATTGCAGGCGGCGCGCGATGCGGGGCTGACCGAGGATGAGGCGGGCGCGGCCGTCGCGATCTTGGCGAGCGTCCGCGGCGAGGGTGCGGCACTGCGTTTCCACGGCATCTTCTGCGATGTCTATCCCGACGCCGTCGACATCGAAGCGTCCGACGAGGATCTCGTCGTCGAACCCGGCGCGGCGGAGGCCAATTTCCTCCGGTATTTCGGAACCATGCCCCCTTCGCTCGGCAAGCTGTTCGAGGTCAAGCCGCTTGGGGCTGATGCGTATTACCTGATGCGCGAAGGTACGCTCTCCGGGACCGCGCTCGGACCGGTCCACGCGGAACTGCTGCTCGTGACCGTGCTCGTCGCCGACTACAGCACCTGGGCTTCGGTGCATATCAAAGGCGCACGCACGGCTGGCGCCAGCGAGGAAGCCGTCGCAGAGGCGGTGATCTGCGCGGTGCCGACCGCCGGTCTTTCTGCCTGGGTGATCGGCGCCACGGCGATGGACGCCTGA
- a CDS encoding SDR family NAD(P)-dependent oxidoreductase, giving the protein MKDFSGKTAVITGAGSGIGAALADQAAALGMNLVLADINRADLEAIAGRISASAILLQQTDVADPDAVQALADAAWDRFGGVDLLCNNAGVVPGGRHRFVWDYAPEDWRWAFGVNVDGVVNGIRSFVPRMLAEGRSGHILNTASVAGFVSGSGSAVYGASKHAVVRITEALYAGLRDEGAPIGVTMLCPGLVATRIYDAERSRPAHLQTAAGRAEEAQELRSIADNLYRNAPSPEAVAAQAFEGIRQDRLYVFTSERFDDPIRARTEAILSRANPTFESLLSLSKDDAGLSGQAA; this is encoded by the coding sequence ATGAAAGATTTCTCCGGTAAAACCGCAGTCATCACCGGCGCGGGAAGCGGCATCGGCGCAGCGCTGGCGGATCAGGCCGCAGCGCTGGGCATGAACCTCGTCCTCGCCGACATCAACCGCGCGGATCTGGAAGCAATCGCCGGCCGGATCTCCGCGAGCGCGATCCTTCTCCAACAGACCGACGTCGCCGATCCCGACGCGGTGCAGGCGCTGGCGGATGCTGCCTGGGATCGTTTCGGCGGGGTCGATCTGCTGTGCAACAATGCCGGGGTCGTTCCCGGCGGCCGGCATCGCTTCGTGTGGGATTACGCGCCGGAAGACTGGCGCTGGGCGTTCGGCGTCAACGTCGATGGCGTCGTCAACGGCATCCGCAGCTTCGTACCCCGGATGCTCGCCGAGGGGCGGAGTGGACATATCCTCAACACCGCCTCGGTTGCCGGTTTCGTGAGCGGATCGGGGTCCGCAGTGTATGGCGCGTCGAAACACGCCGTGGTCCGCATCACCGAGGCGCTGTATGCTGGCCTGCGCGACGAAGGCGCGCCGATCGGCGTGACGATGCTCTGCCCCGGCCTCGTCGCCACCCGCATCTATGATGCCGAGCGCTCGCGGCCCGCGCATCTCCAGACTGCGGCGGGCCGGGCGGAGGAAGCGCAGGAGCTGCGCTCGATCGCGGACAATCTGTACCGCAACGCGCCCTCCCCCGAAGCTGTCGCGGCGCAGGCGTTCGAGGGCATCCGGCAGGATCGCCTGTACGTGTTCACATCGGAGCGCTTCGATGACCCGATCCGGGCGCGAACCGAGGCGATCCTGTCCCGCGCCAATCCGACTTTCGAAAGCCTGCTCTCGCTGAGCAAGGATGACGCCGGCCTGTCCGGACAGGCGGCGTGA
- a CDS encoding SDR family NAD(P)-dependent oxidoreductase, translated as MSRFADRIALVTGAASGIGLATARGLADGGATVFLADRDVEALKAARESLAGAPHEAIPLDVTDEQGWVALAERIRARFGKLDILVNNAGFGKFAAITDTTLDQWRSIIAVNLDSVFLGTKHMMPLLAASGCGAIVNMSSIRGIVAGANTGSYSAAKGGVRMFTKVTALECAAAGNGVRANSVHPGHIATPLTAPAYADPEIAKALLADVPLGRIGQADEVADAILFLASDESRYMTGAELVIDGGTTAQ; from the coding sequence GTGAGCCGCTTCGCCGATCGTATCGCGCTGGTTACGGGCGCCGCCTCGGGCATCGGCCTCGCCACCGCACGGGGGCTCGCCGATGGGGGTGCCACAGTTTTTCTGGCCGACCGTGACGTCGAGGCGCTGAAGGCGGCGCGCGAAAGCCTGGCTGGTGCGCCACACGAAGCGATCCCCCTCGATGTGACCGACGAGCAAGGGTGGGTCGCGCTAGCCGAACGCATTCGGGCGCGCTTCGGCAAGCTCGACATCCTCGTCAACAATGCCGGTTTCGGCAAGTTCGCCGCGATCACCGATACCACGCTGGACCAATGGCGCTCGATCATCGCGGTCAATCTCGACAGTGTGTTCCTGGGCACCAAGCACATGATGCCGCTACTGGCTGCCTCCGGATGCGGGGCGATCGTCAACATGTCGTCGATCCGCGGCATCGTCGCGGGCGCGAACACCGGCTCCTACAGCGCCGCGAAAGGTGGAGTGCGAATGTTCACCAAGGTCACGGCGCTGGAATGCGCGGCGGCAGGCAATGGCGTGCGTGCCAACTCGGTCCATCCGGGCCACATCGCGACGCCGCTCACCGCGCCGGCCTATGCCGACCCGGAAATCGCGAAGGCGTTGCTGGCGGACGTTCCGCTTGGGCGGATCGGACAGGCGGACGAGGTAGCCGATGCGATCCTTTTCCTGGCCAGCGACGAATCGCGCTACATGACCGGCGCCGAACTCGTGATCGACGGAGGAACTACCGCACAATGA